Proteins co-encoded in one Calderihabitans maritimus genomic window:
- a CDS encoding DUF3368 domain-containing protein gives MKVVSNSTPLIALSRINKLELLHLIFGTIIIPTAVYNEVVLEGADRPGEKEVANASWIIKREVQNLLAVSILKADLDRGEAEAVVLAKELGADYLLVDEKKARRVARSSGMKIMGTVGILGLVAKKGLISNLDEIFNKLEQNGFRFAEEVRKKVKEESDTVG, from the coding sequence ATGAAAGTCGTCTCTAACTCAACCCCTCTTATTGCTTTGTCCAGGATCAATAAATTAGAACTTTTACATCTCATATTCGGCACTATAATTATACCCACTGCCGTATACAATGAGGTAGTATTGGAAGGTGCCGATAGACCGGGCGAAAAGGAGGTTGCCAATGCCTCATGGATCATAAAAAGGGAGGTACAAAATCTCCTCGCTGTTTCAATACTTAAAGCGGACCTCGATCGCGGGGAAGCCGAAGCGGTTGTTCTAGCAAAGGAATTAGGAGCAGATTATCTTTTGGTAGACGAGAAAAAAGCACGGAGAGTAGCCAGAAGTTCTGGAATGAAAATTATGGGTACTGTAGGGATTTTGGGCCTTGTTGCCAAGAAGGGGCTAATTTCCAATCTTGATGAAATTTTTAATAAACTGGAACAAAATGGTTTTCGGTTTGCAGAGGAGGTAAGGAAAAAGGTCAAAGAGGAAAGCGACACAGTCGGCTAA